Proteins encoded within one genomic window of Planctomycetia bacterium:
- a CDS encoding DUF1592 domain-containing protein has translation MRRSLQINSWWKGSSFLTLVVCLIGQSSVVAQGDQLTLGAAIYKKQCIRCHGQHGEGVKDKYASPLEGDKSVTQLALQIKETMPENKPDSLTTQESEAVAKYVHVTFYSKIARERNKPVRADLSRLTVRQYRLAVADVIDHKLGKGWWGEKRGLKGDYFNFKHWRNDKKVLERVDPAIEFDFGTSSPVQGKMEDYEFYIHWFGGVLATETGWHDFIIKSNQACRLHVNHENKPIIDAWVKSGKDDEFKASLYLIAGKVYPIKLEFSKAKQGVDDSADKKKAAAPVPAYITLKWKPPGGVVQTIPAQNLTPDWFPESYVASTPFPPDDRSYGWERGSSISKAWDHASTDAALEATSYVVERIDKLAGIKNGDKVRDKKIKQYCQSFMERAYRRPLSEEQKSQLEKVFGKAANSEDALKRIVLTTLKSPRFLYRDLDNKEEQYAVASRLSFALWDALPDDELLKAAAAGKLKTREQIDQQAWRMLNDQRAVAKLNEFFRHWLKIDQVHDLAKDAKRYPGFTDLLIQDLRTSLNLFLHDVAWSKDSQFKSLLLSEEIYLNEKLAKFYQVKQKIEGFQKVKMDVGHRAGVLTHPYLMSSFAYVSETSPIHRGVFLARGILGITLKPPMEAFTPLPAELHPTLSTRERVSLQTKQQACMSCHTIINPLGFTMEHFDAVGRFREKDNGKPIDATGAYFTRTGKLVKFAGVRDLAEYLANSPEVHEAFVEQLFHHMVKQPIRAYGVNKRTELTAAFTQSNLHIKNLMVQIAVNAALPEPGATAQSSR, from the coding sequence ATGCGAAGAAGCTTGCAAATCAACAGTTGGTGGAAGGGGAGTTCTTTCCTTACGCTGGTTGTCTGTCTGATTGGTCAGTCGTCAGTGGTGGCTCAAGGCGATCAACTCACTTTGGGTGCTGCAATCTATAAGAAACAGTGCATTCGATGTCATGGGCAGCATGGAGAAGGGGTTAAAGACAAATACGCTTCGCCGCTGGAAGGCGATAAGAGCGTTACCCAGTTGGCACTGCAGATCAAAGAGACCATGCCAGAAAATAAACCCGATTCACTCACCACGCAGGAGTCGGAAGCGGTTGCCAAATATGTGCATGTAACCTTCTACTCCAAGATTGCCCGTGAACGCAATAAGCCAGTACGTGCCGATTTGTCGCGATTGACAGTCAGACAATATCGCCTGGCTGTTGCAGATGTTATCGACCATAAGCTTGGTAAAGGCTGGTGGGGCGAGAAACGTGGCCTCAAAGGCGACTATTTCAATTTCAAGCATTGGCGGAATGACAAGAAAGTTTTGGAACGGGTTGATCCCGCCATCGAGTTTGATTTTGGCACCAGCAGCCCGGTGCAGGGGAAAATGGAGGATTATGAATTCTATATCCACTGGTTCGGCGGGGTGCTGGCGACCGAGACTGGCTGGCACGATTTCATCATTAAGAGCAATCAAGCCTGCAGGCTGCATGTGAATCATGAAAACAAGCCGATCATTGATGCCTGGGTCAAATCAGGCAAGGATGATGAATTCAAGGCGAGCCTGTATCTGATTGCAGGGAAGGTTTATCCGATCAAACTTGAATTTTCCAAGGCCAAGCAGGGGGTCGATGATTCAGCCGATAAGAAAAAAGCAGCTGCGCCTGTGCCAGCCTACATCACCTTGAAATGGAAGCCGCCGGGTGGAGTCGTGCAAACCATTCCCGCACAGAACCTGACGCCAGACTGGTTTCCTGAAAGTTATGTAGCATCCACGCCGTTCCCGCCTGATGATCGCAGTTACGGCTGGGAGCGAGGCAGTTCCATTTCCAAAGCCTGGGATCACGCGAGTACCGATGCTGCACTGGAAGCGACCAGTTATGTAGTCGAACGGATCGATAAGCTCGCAGGCATCAAGAATGGCGACAAGGTACGGGATAAGAAAATCAAACAGTATTGCCAGTCATTCATGGAGCGGGCCTATCGTCGACCACTTTCCGAGGAGCAGAAAAGCCAGTTGGAGAAAGTCTTTGGAAAAGCAGCCAACTCCGAAGATGCACTGAAACGAATTGTCTTGACGACGCTGAAATCACCCCGGTTCCTTTATCGTGATCTGGATAACAAGGAGGAACAGTATGCCGTAGCGAGCCGTTTGTCCTTTGCCTTGTGGGATGCTCTCCCTGATGATGAACTGCTCAAGGCAGCGGCAGCAGGGAAACTCAAAACGCGGGAGCAGATTGACCAGCAGGCCTGGCGCATGCTGAACGACCAGCGTGCTGTTGCCAAGCTGAACGAGTTCTTCCGGCACTGGCTCAAGATTGATCAGGTGCACGATCTAGCCAAGGATGCCAAGCGTTATCCAGGTTTCACCGATTTGCTGATTCAGGATTTACGAACATCCTTGAATCTGTTTCTCCATGATGTTGCATGGAGTAAGGATTCGCAGTTCAAATCCCTGTTGCTCAGTGAAGAAATTTATCTCAATGAAAAACTGGCTAAGTTCTATCAAGTGAAGCAGAAAATCGAGGGTTTTCAGAAGGTGAAAATGGATGTCGGTCATCGTGCTGGTGTTCTAACGCATCCATACCTGATGTCGAGCTTTGCTTACGTGAGTGAGACATCGCCCATCCATCGTGGAGTATTTCTGGCCCGTGGCATACTTGGCATTACCTTGAAGCCACCGATGGAAGCGTTTACGCCATTACCTGCCGAGTTGCATCCGACACTTTCTACACGGGAACGTGTATCCCTGCAAACCAAACAGCAGGCCTGCATGAGTTGCCACACCATCATCAATCCTCTTGGTTTTACCATGGAGCATTTTGATGCTGTGGGACGATTTCGGGAAAAGGACAACGGTAAACCGATTGATGCCACGGGAGCCTACTTCACGCGAACGGGGAAACTGGTCAAGTTTGCAGGTGTTCGTGATCTGGCTGAGTACCTGGCCAACAGCCCGGAAGTGCATGAAGCGTTTGTCGAGCAGTTGTTCCATCACATGGTCAAGCAGCCGATACGTGCGTATGGTGTGAACAAGCGAACTGAATTGACAGCAGCTTTTACCCAGAGCAACTTACACATCAAGAATCTGATGGTTCAGATTGCAGTGAATGCGGCTCTCCCCGAACCAGGCGCTACAGCACAATCGTCTCGATAA
- a CDS encoding DUF1552 domain-containing protein, which yields MLNRREFVRKLGLSAAAVPYILNLPSLCFANQTARKQRMVIIFSPNGIVPKTFWPDKEEELTSFKESLKPLEPFKDKTLILKGVCDRVQGDGDNHMRGIGCLLTGIELFPGNIQGGSHTPAGWASGLSIDQAIKEHLQKDEARRTRFGTLEFGVMVPERADTWTRMVYAGPNKPISPIDDPYQMFNKLYGKVKDQELLKSILDDVSDDLKKVSQAVSKEDRRLLDEHATFVREMEQELKSAKKADVGHAVPVLEPGTRRDNDNIPRISKMQIDLIVNSFMADFNRIATLQYTNSVGQAKMRWLGISEGHHDLSHEPDKNEKAQEKLTKINHWFCEQIAYLAKRLAETPEPGGKGSLLDNTLIVWTNELGQGNSHTLDNIPFVMVGNGLDFKMGRSLQYKRAHHNRLLMSFAHAYGLPVKSFGNPDFCGAGPLDRLR from the coding sequence ATGCTGAATCGACGTGAATTTGTCCGCAAACTGGGGCTGAGCGCAGCGGCAGTGCCTTACATTCTGAATCTGCCCAGCCTGTGCTTTGCCAATCAGACGGCCCGCAAACAGCGGATGGTAATTATCTTCAGCCCCAATGGCATCGTGCCCAAGACTTTCTGGCCGGACAAGGAAGAAGAGCTGACCAGCTTCAAGGAAAGTTTGAAACCTTTGGAACCTTTCAAGGACAAAACGCTGATTCTGAAAGGCGTTTGTGATCGTGTTCAGGGCGATGGTGACAACCACATGCGAGGCATCGGCTGCCTGCTGACAGGCATTGAACTGTTCCCAGGCAATATCCAGGGTGGTTCGCATACTCCCGCAGGCTGGGCTTCGGGGCTTTCCATCGATCAGGCTATCAAGGAACATTTGCAGAAAGATGAAGCACGACGAACCCGCTTTGGCACGCTCGAATTTGGCGTCATGGTGCCTGAACGTGCTGATACCTGGACGCGCATGGTCTATGCCGGTCCGAACAAGCCGATTTCCCCCATCGATGATCCCTATCAGATGTTCAATAAGCTTTATGGCAAAGTAAAAGATCAGGAGCTGCTCAAGAGCATTCTGGATGATGTCAGCGATGATCTCAAGAAAGTAAGCCAGGCGGTCAGCAAGGAAGACCGTCGACTGCTCGATGAACATGCAACCTTTGTCAGGGAAATGGAACAGGAACTGAAATCAGCGAAGAAGGCGGATGTTGGCCATGCTGTTCCGGTGCTGGAGCCGGGAACCCGGCGTGATAACGACAACATTCCCCGCATCAGCAAGATGCAGATTGATTTGATCGTGAACAGCTTTATGGCTGATTTCAATCGCATTGCCACCCTGCAATACACCAATTCCGTGGGGCAGGCGAAAATGCGCTGGTTGGGGATAAGCGAAGGGCATCACGATCTTTCGCATGAGCCTGATAAAAATGAAAAGGCCCAGGAAAAACTGACCAAGATCAATCACTGGTTCTGCGAGCAGATTGCGTACCTGGCCAAGCGGTTGGCTGAAACCCCTGAGCCGGGCGGAAAAGGCTCGCTGCTCGATAACACGCTGATCGTCTGGACGAATGAACTGGGACAAGGGAATTCCCACACGCTGGATAACATCCCCTTTGTCATGGTCGGTAACGGCCTCGATTTCAAGATGGGCAGATCGCTTCAGTACAAACGAGCCCACCACAACCGGCTGCTGATGTCGTTTGCTCATGCTTATGGATTGCCAGTCAAGTCATTTGGTAATCCAGACTTTTGTGGCGCTGGCCCGTTGGATCGTTTGAGGTGA
- a CDS encoding HNH endonuclease, with amino-acid sequence MFSQRRMFIREVRIAFMKFQITAFDEGRFYDLSIHAKNRLDALGKARKSGYDVIEISGPVAEEETRLTVENTQRQRRGIVQDSIPSCSCNRCNECSWKNPVVSPNFKAVKWECSFCKKQLIVKLNDDTKTSSRNIPNKVRMEVWQRDRGVCVECGSNQHLEYDHVIPHSKGGSNTARNIRLLCQNCNRSKSNKI; translated from the coding sequence ATGTTCTCTCAACGACGAATGTTTATCCGCGAAGTTCGGATTGCTTTTATGAAATTCCAAATAACAGCATTCGATGAAGGTCGGTTCTATGACTTATCGATTCATGCTAAGAATAGATTAGATGCATTGGGAAAAGCAAGGAAAAGTGGTTACGATGTAATTGAGATTTCAGGGCCAGTGGCCGAAGAGGAAACACGCCTAACGGTAGAAAACACACAAAGACAAAGAAGAGGCATTGTTCAGGATAGTATCCCTAGTTGTTCATGTAATCGATGCAACGAATGTTCCTGGAAAAACCCAGTTGTCAGTCCAAATTTTAAAGCAGTAAAGTGGGAATGCAGCTTCTGCAAAAAGCAGTTGATAGTGAAGTTAAACGATGATACTAAGACAAGTTCTAGGAACATACCTAATAAAGTCAGGATGGAAGTTTGGCAGAGGGACAGAGGTGTTTGTGTTGAATGTGGATCAAATCAACACCTAGAGTATGATCATGTGATTCCACACAGTAAAGGCGGAAGTAATACAGCGAGAAATATCCGATTGCTTTGTCAAAATTGCAATCGTAGTAAAAGCAATAAGATATAA
- a CDS encoding tyrosine--tRNA ligase, whose product MTGLQEQLTIIQRGADQITPSDEFTKKLQRSIATGKPLRVKYGIDPTGIDVHLGHTVPLRKLRQFQQLGHKAVLIIGNYTALVGDPSGRDQTRAKLTEEQVQANAVDYLKQVGKIIDIEKAEVRFNGEWFSKYSFLGVLNLLSKITVQRMLERDDFTKRYKSGTPIYLHECLYPLMQGQDSVDIQADVELGGTEQLFNLMMGRHLQSDAGQEPQICLTLPILRGLDGERRMGKSLKNYVGVGEPAYEQFAKTMSIPDNLMAEWFKLLTDRSEAEIATLTDAGQTHPMVAKKHLASDIVAFYYGTAEASEAQAEWEKRFSQRQDPTDIPTMMVPASELTDGTLAVMRALVMAKFAKSNGEARRLIEGGGVTTGADKTKVENFQAKMAIPADGILLRVGSRRIVRLMLEAQG is encoded by the coding sequence ATGACAGGATTGCAAGAACAACTGACGATCATCCAGCGAGGGGCGGATCAGATCACTCCCAGTGATGAATTCACCAAAAAGCTCCAGCGGAGCATTGCGACTGGCAAGCCGTTGCGGGTGAAGTATGGGATTGATCCGACAGGTATTGATGTGCACTTGGGGCATACGGTGCCGTTACGCAAGCTGCGACAGTTTCAGCAACTGGGGCACAAGGCTGTTTTGATTATTGGTAACTACACAGCCCTTGTGGGTGACCCGAGTGGCCGTGATCAGACCCGTGCCAAGCTGACCGAAGAGCAGGTGCAGGCGAATGCGGTGGATTATCTGAAGCAGGTAGGCAAGATTATCGACATCGAGAAGGCGGAAGTACGCTTCAACGGCGAATGGTTCAGCAAGTATTCGTTTCTTGGCGTGCTCAATCTGCTCAGCAAAATTACGGTTCAGCGCATGCTGGAGCGGGATGATTTCACCAAGCGTTACAAATCGGGCACTCCGATCTATCTGCATGAATGTCTCTACCCGTTGATGCAGGGGCAGGATAGTGTCGATATCCAGGCCGATGTCGAACTGGGTGGCACTGAGCAGCTTTTCAACCTGATGATGGGCAGGCATCTGCAATCGGATGCCGGACAGGAGCCGCAAATCTGCCTGACACTGCCGATTCTGCGCGGTCTGGATGGTGAACGCCGCATGGGCAAGAGCCTGAAGAATTATGTTGGTGTCGGTGAGCCTGCGTATGAACAGTTTGCCAAGACCATGTCGATTCCTGATAACCTGATGGCGGAATGGTTTAAACTGCTGACCGATCGTTCAGAGGCAGAAATTGCAACGCTGACCGATGCCGGGCAAACCCATCCCATGGTAGCCAAGAAACACTTGGCTTCTGATATTGTTGCTTTCTATTACGGCACTGCAGAAGCCAGTGAAGCGCAGGCTGAATGGGAGAAACGTTTTTCACAACGGCAGGACCCCACGGACATTCCCACCATGATGGTGCCTGCTTCCGAATTGACAGATGGTACGCTGGCAGTGATGCGGGCGCTGGTGATGGCCAAGTTCGCCAAGAGCAATGGTGAGGCACGCCGGCTGATTGAAGGTGGCGGTGTAACAACAGGGGCTGATAAAACCAAGGTTGAAAACTTCCAGGCAAAGATGGCCATCCCTGCGGACGGCATTCTGCTGCGTGTTGGTTCACGACGCATTGTCAGGCTGATGCTGGAAGCCCAGGGGTGA
- a CDS encoding undecaprenyl-diphosphate phosphatase, which translates to MSWWEAIFLGALQGITEFLPISSSGHLVLFQKMFGWDNPDNAQEWFFDGVLHFGTLVAVLIYFGKELRQGLQSVMRSNGEVAAATWPASYRDAFYLLVLVGIASVPAALAVLVKSDDIKQSFKQPGVVALNFILLGFVLIMTGFLKPGKITGPQMRWYHALAMGVAQGCAALMRGLSRSGSTLAVALLVSLEKSWAVRFSFMMSVVASLGLGASGIWKALKDPSLHEWLTGDFLLKTIVATLVSAIVAYLTITPLIALVKQAKLWIFGVYVWLVAASYFAWIWLA; encoded by the coding sequence ATGTCGTGGTGGGAAGCGATTTTTCTCGGAGCTCTACAGGGTATAACAGAGTTTCTGCCCATCTCCAGTTCCGGGCATCTGGTGCTATTTCAGAAAATGTTTGGCTGGGACAATCCAGATAACGCCCAGGAGTGGTTCTTTGATGGTGTGCTGCATTTCGGCACACTGGTCGCTGTCTTGATTTACTTTGGGAAAGAACTGCGGCAGGGGCTGCAATCGGTCATGCGATCGAATGGAGAGGTGGCAGCAGCAACGTGGCCTGCCAGTTATCGAGATGCGTTTTACCTGCTGGTACTGGTAGGCATTGCTTCGGTGCCTGCAGCACTCGCGGTGCTGGTCAAATCGGATGATATCAAGCAGAGTTTCAAGCAACCTGGGGTTGTTGCTCTGAATTTCATTCTGCTGGGCTTTGTGCTGATCATGACCGGGTTTCTGAAGCCGGGAAAGATTACCGGTCCGCAGATGCGCTGGTATCATGCCCTGGCGATGGGCGTTGCGCAAGGGTGTGCAGCACTGATGCGAGGGCTGAGCCGTAGTGGATCGACGCTGGCGGTTGCCTTGCTGGTGAGTCTGGAAAAATCGTGGGCGGTGCGGTTCAGCTTCATGATGTCGGTCGTCGCCAGCCTGGGGCTGGGCGCCAGTGGCATCTGGAAAGCTTTGAAGGATCCATCGTTGCATGAATGGCTGACCGGCGATTTTCTATTGAAGACTATTGTGGCCACATTGGTAAGTGCGATTGTGGCTTACCTGACGATTACGCCACTCATCGCTTTGGTGAAGCAGGCGAAACTCTGGATATTTGGCGTTTATGTCTGGTTGGTGGCAGCCAGTTACTTTGCCTGGATCTGGCTTGCGTAA